In Aricia agestis chromosome 13, ilAriAges1.1, whole genome shotgun sequence, the genomic window TCTCACACAATTACAATaaacacataaaaatatgtaactaatttcattttttttctgtGTCATACAATCGATAAATGACTCAACTTCGATGAAATCAGTGTCATTCAAAAACTGATCCTTAATACACACGACAACGTTTTATTGTTTCTAACCGTTACTTCAGTAACGGttagaaacaataaaaaaatgaaaaataattttactaaatggGCGACtgcaggaattaaaataagcAGGCAAAGATTGTATAGTCTGTATgaagaaaaatgttttaataatagtgtagcatttaaagaatacgttaaaaactattctaaaacTTTTAGAAAAGTTTGCAAATCTGCTAAGGCTATGTACATAaagaaaaagattaaaaattccaaaaataaaattaaaactacttgGAAGGTAatagctggtgagactggaaacgtcacctgtcgtagcTCGGATTTTCAActgtattttgaaaataaataaattaccaaTGATCTAGAAGTTGCGACGgcctttgaaaaattctttgctgacattccggtctcaactacgAAAAACTTAAACTCCTCACCTGCAGCTGCCGAAAAACTACTCAAAGATAATGTTAAGGAAtgtaatgtcaattttaagtttagagagatTGACCCCAAAGACATTattgatacttttaaattattaaacattaagAATACCACCGATCTTTGGGgcttgtctacaaaaattattaaatcagtaattgacatcatagctcctcatctagcaatgatttttaataactgtatagagaatggtgtttttcctgacttaatgaagcacagcaaggttatacctttatttaaagcgggaattaagtCTGATCCGACAAATTACAGACCTAtatcgattttaccgactcttagcaaaatatttgaaaaaataattttaaaacagctattggtacactttaattcaaataatttattacacgaaaatcaatacggttttactaagggtcgttccacaacggatgctggtataggtcttctatgtagtatatttgaagcttgggagggatcgcaggatgccttaggtgtcttctgtgacctctctaaggccttcgactgtgtcgagcatgctacattgattagGAAATTACACCACTATGGtataagggactcagcactcaaccttttaacatcttacctcaaaaataggactcaaagggttgaaatcaataataagagatcaaatggaaccaaaatagaattaggtgtcccacagggatctattttaggcccatttctttttctcgtctacataaatgacctaccttatctagttaaggataatgataatgaaatagtactttttgctgatgacacttcacttatttttaaagtgaagagaCAACAGTCTAATTACGAGGTAAACTGTACTctttcaaaaatagtacattggtttaatgttaataatttacttttgaattctacgaaaactaaatgtttaaagtttactttgcccaatgtacggcaagttcaaaccaatgtactattgaatgatgagaaaatgaatttggcggacactactgtatttttaggtattacactagatagtaaattacagtggggtcctcatattgctaaactcgcagatagactcagttctgcagcatatgcagtcagaaagattagggaaaattctgacgaagacactgcacgattagtatactttagctattttcacagtagaatgtcatatggtatccttttatggggaaacgctgccgatattaatactatctttgtgctgcagaagcgagctatacgttcgatttacaaaatgtctacatttgaatctttgagagaaaagtttaaagaaattggtattctgacagtagcttctcaatacattttggataatgtaatacatgttagaaaaaatatatgtaaatttaaagccaaaggtgacattcattgtagaaacactagaaataagtacaagctagatttgccagtgatcagacttagtaaagtcagtaaatcttttaaaggtccttacgccttttcaataaaatcccagaaaacgttcaaaatctttccattaataaatttaagaaagtagtcaaagagcgtttgtgtgccaaagcctattataaggtcaatgatttcataaacgatggcacatcttgggagtaggatggctgcttacaaggctacttctacattattgtacatgacttactatgtatgtatgttgacattgtataattttaagttacagcattgtaaattttattttaaaagattaatttttttacctcactttttttggtaaaaaaagtgggccccgtgcgagtttcttacgccggttcttctcgccgggatagttcccgaaccggtggtaggcaccgtagctaatattaacattctgaaagtattttcttaaaatctactcagaaataaaacattttttattttttatttttatttaacgacATAAAGTAACTGCAATCAAAGGCCACGACAACAACAAGTCGTGAACAGTAAAGAGCTATAAAAACTTGAGAAGTCCACGGTACTGCCGTGCAGTGTCGTGATATGGAAAATTAAATAGATTTTAATAAGTTTCTTGGCTCAACAAAAAAATTCTCAACATAGCAACAACAATAGCTAtctttaaaacaaaaacatcaTGTATCCAAAGAAACTCCAAGGCGAGTATCCTTAGCATAACAACAAGACTAGTCTTCAAAACAATAACACGCTGTATCCCAAAAAATCCAAACGACTATCCTTAGCATAGCAACAAAAATAGCAATCTTCAAAATAACAACACCatgtatcccaaaaaaaaaCCAAGATGACTATCCTTAGCATAGCAACAAGACTAGCAATCTTCAAAAGAACAACATCCTGTATCAAAAAAACCTCCAAGATGACTGTCCTTAGCATAGCAACAAGACTAGCAATCTTCAAAAGAACAACAACCTGTATCAAaaaaacccttacaatcgattaaatttttaacccattttttatgaaaatcgatttttaaaaaatcgatttttttaattaatggaaacccttataattttttttaacccattttttatgaaatcgattttttaaaaatcgtttcttttaattaatcgaaaccctaataatcgattaaatttttaacccattttttatgaaaatagtttttttttattaatcgaaacccttacaatcgattaaaaaatatcgacaatcgaaaaaaaacaatcgattgttcgattaatgatttcgatgttacaacactactctccaaccgtcttacggtttttcgatcagcacgagaatctgacgcgagtttcatagtttttacccatcccacaaaagtgctcaacgccgctaaagaagttttcacttcaaaaacctCCAAGACGACTGTCCCTAGCATAGCAACAAGACTGCCTATCTTCAAAATAACAACACCATGTATCCCAAAAAAAACCTCCAAGTCGACAATCTTTAGCAACAAGACTAGTAATCTTCAAAACAACCACATCCTGTATCCCAAAGAAAGCCTCCAAAACGACTATCCTTAGCATAGCAACAAGATTAGCTATCTTTATAACAACACCTTGTATCCCCAAAAAACGCCACAACGACTATCCTTAGCATAACAACAAGACAAGCAATTTTCAAAACAACACCCTGTATCCAAGAATAAAACTCTCGAAGACGATGACGCAAACATTCTAATTATAGTCCGCACCTGTCTAGCGCCTGTGACATGAGCCTACATGCACTCACCTCGCATTATCTCCACACACTGAGCAATGAACGTGCCCGCATAATAACCCTGTATATATAGAGGAAAACCCCGACGTACGGCATTCGGGTATACAGTTTCAGTGAGGACAGTAACAACTACTATAGCCACTACAAGTGAAGCAACTGAGCAGCTACTACAAGTAAAAAATGAAGTTGCTCGTAGTGTTCATCGCGTCCTTCCTGGTAGCCGTATGCGGGCAGAACCAGAACTTATGCGGACGGAACCTCGCCACCGCCTTGGCCAATCTCTGCGGCATGAACATGATCAAGCGGGCCCGAGGTCAGGATTtgctggtgagagatcaggacCCGCTGGCCAGGGAGCTCGGAAGACTGCAGTTCTGGCCCTGGATGTCGAGGCACAGAACCAAATCCCTGGGCAGGAGTAAGAGGCAGATCGTGTCGGAGTGCTGCGAGAAGGCCTGTTCGAACGAGGAGCTGCTGTCCTATTGtgattattaatatataatatgtctgCCCCGGGCTtcgtgataaatgataataagtaTAAACCCTTTTGTATCAAATTTGTCTAATATCGTGTCTTGAAGTCGTGATAACTCATATAAAATCTTATGTATCAAATTTGTAGGTTTACTAATTTATCTCTTGAAGCTTAGCTTAACTTTTGACTGACTCATGGCCGAATTTTCAACGTCTTAAAGCCCTTCTTCACGTTGGGCTACGATTGGTAACCATAATTGTCTGTCTACAGCACGCATCATCGACGGGCATTTACAGACTGACTAAGGTTATTTCTGTACAGGGGCAGTAtgacgaaaccgttttgagactcaaacgatcGAATTGGAATGCAGCgacctactctaacaaacgtgaaatgacgttgttagagaaGGACACGGCATTCTGATTCGATCGTCTGAGTCTTAAAACGGCTTCATTGTAGGCCCCCTTGGCCCGGCCTCTAGGTTCGCCTCTACTTGTCCTTGTGTCATCGTGACAAAGTCATAGACTTTCGCTTAGTTAGACTTGATTTGAGAATCTTTTAAGGGATGGTTTAAATACATACTAAGGTTTAAACTTTAATCACTTGACCATCGAATATATTACGCCCCTAATAAACTGAACTCATAGAGCTCAAAATACAAGTCAATGTTATGCTTACTATACATACAGTTGTCTTGCTTCTAAATTCATACATGTACGTTATGTAAACTTAAAGTCAATTTCATATTCGATTGGAGATGATATCTTACGGTTGTAATAACGTAGAACCGTAAGCCTCTTACGGGGAGCTTACGTATTACATCCCGCAGAAATGAGGTTTGTTTAGAAATTCAAGAAATTCAAACTTTATTTGCAAACAAGTacatattaaaatcaaaatacattGACAAATACAACTTATACCTCTTTTCAATCGTATTTCAACGTACAGGGTTCAACATTTCTACTTAAATTAATTGGAGTTATGCTGAAATATTTTAACTAGTAGTGAGTAGATAAAATTGCTAGATAATCATATATTTTGTACCAGAatgtagaaataaaataagatataCTATAGGAATGTTATTTATCATGTtactaaatatataataaacataTACTTTTGTATATCGACTGACTAATGACTATTGCTGTTTCATTTATGATTCTTAAAATACTCTCTCTTCATAGCAAACCATGCTGGTTAACTTTGATTTTTACCATTATTGTTCATCTACATTATGTACAATCCATGTCTTCCATgggcaaatattataatatgcccCTTAACAcgtccatcgtgggtatcgcagacacaatagattttcaattgttatgcggcaaccggctgccgcttggggattcatcaatccccaagcggcagccggttgcctaattaattttgttatcgCCTATATCTGACCATAGTTGGCCAACGTTGGtcatttagattttaaattgttgaCACTCCAAAGATCAGTTTAAtcacgaaattaaaaaaaaatactaaaaataacgtGTAGATAACAAACTAAGAAGGCTTgacaaaaacataaataaattattgtaagcataaacatacaattaatataaatcatagtaataaataattattatacttacgagatgacgcctgcaactccgttgcgccaaaattcgtttatcacgcgggaacctagggtcctttcccgggactaaaaatatctgcataccaaatttcagcaaaatcggttcatcggtttgagcgtgaagaggtaacagacagacagacacactttcgcatttacaatctatatatataaaactcaaaggtgactgactgactgattgacatagtgatctatcaacacacagcccaaaccactggacggatcggactgaaatttggaatgcaggtagatgttatgacgtaggcatccgctaagaaaggattttgataaattccaaccccaaggggttcaaataggggatgaaagtttgtataatataataatacttcttaacgagagcgaagccgcgggcaaaagctcgtttatttatataattagcatggattattattatatctaattGATTTGAGCGAATTGATCAAGTTAGTACTGTGAGCTCGCTGCTCATGCGGTAAATATTTGTACAGCCATCTCAGGTGCTTGCCCTTGTCTGCAATGTATTaattatagtatatagtataatatatgcCATATACATGTATGAGCATTCCGCACATACATCTCATATTAAAGCTCGCCAAACATggaatacctaataatattagtatgacaTTATTAATTGCAGAATTAATCGTGATTGCAGAATTAACTGAAAGGATTTCGATAAGtccaataaataaattttagatGTCGTGTAGTTTGTTGGCGAACTTTTtcgaaacggctggaccgattacGTTAAAATTTTAGGTTGTTAATGTTGTCAAGTCAATGTCAAGTGGTTGGTCTGAGAAACGGCCAATATCTATTTCTCAAATCCGAAATAACTTAGCAGGTTCGGTCATCTTCAATGGCagtattaaagtttttttgaaAGTTAAGGAGTGAAGGTTCTTAAGGATGTGGTCGTTACAACGTCTGAAATCAAAACTCTTCACTTTTTGGGAAAATCTTTCATAGAGGCTCCTATGCATATACGCAAAACGCGTATTATATCAAAACATCGTTTGCAGGTTTCAACGATTTTCTTTTCAAGCTATTTTATACAGTAATTGGCAAAAAAGACCAAAGTGTGGAAAAAAGCTTTGAAATTCTTGAATTGAAATCAAAAGTTTCTTAAACGTCTTCATTACAAAGAAACAAAGTACAAACATAAAAGAACATTAACAATACAATCTCACAGTGCATGGAACACAGTCAAAGTATTATTCGTTTCATATTATTTCTAGAGAATACTACAACTTTAATTAAACCTCTGATTCTACTAAGATAATATCTTAACAAAGAAAGAAAGTAAACGCAAAGAATAAGGTGAAACGATCTACAAGTCCCAATATGGAACAGATAAATGATGCATAAATATTataggcatgtatttaaatcaatatctgtatattcccttttctcgatcaaaatatttcaaagtttcaccaaaaatactgacttgcacactaattatgcaccctaaataatgcgaattcagcatactaattaaagttatttgcgtaactgttttactgaacgaataactattattaaaattgtatatctaacaattccttagttccacaaacatactacaactttttaaaggaaaaccatcacctaaattacttttaggaacatcatttattctaaataaaacccaatttaatatcttatgttcatattattaagaacacataaaaatcatcaagtgctaacttaacatggactaaactttagCACAGTGAAttgtaactcagtttataaacaataataataaacaatcgccaaaaagcgagtcggattcgcgcacaaagggttccttaccgatatattgcaaaataattaagcctccggcttaggaattgcactctaggggttgacaagctactaaagaaaaaaaaaaaagaaaaaaacaacagCTGGCTTTAATTATGAGTCTGGGTGGTTTACtttacttctgggtggttcacaaaaaataacgctcccgccttagccatctaacctaacccaatcaagtcgtattgggccaacattgtaattaattatttaagaatcattaagaaatttattaacccatacattacaatacagtagtgaattttgataatgtttcttaatttttatcaagaaaccttgaattatatagttttggaatgataaaatctttcaccatatctcatcataattaccaaaaatctttgtcgctaacacagaaatagatcaagatatatctgtggtcgctaaagagtaaagagcgagcgcaaaggagtgagtgcggcgtaagatgaggaggccccaacatgtttttcagtaaaacaaagaaacaaaaagaaaataaatttaggttaaaaatattttagttgcacgatttgtcaatttgtagacttgttttgattattgtaatagaaattgattttattgtggtgcacctttcgatattgtttttagaaattccgttgtaagattgttcaatttagagtgcaagttagtatttttgataaacaatttaaattttagttttacaaataatatatccgatgtatgaaccatatttttagtgttgattcggttataaaggttgtctcgttttgtatgatgtttaagttttttttgaaggacatgttcagttaatcaattgtttttttttatcagcattagtttttctggtatgcaatcagttaattagcggagtcaAGGTAGTGTGctaaaaaattattctgatgtgcatttaataatatcccaatattatatgtaagtatgtactaTCATTATGacgaatattatatataatatgaagaCCTCTATGGCTCAATTGGTGGACTGTTGGTAgcttaagccgggggtcgcgggttcgaatcccgccgacggaacaaaagtttttcaaaattcctgggtcatggatgtgtattgaatatgtgtgtatcataatataataaaaatcataaatataatatatgtatagtataaaagtaggtatgaaatatatttccgttgtctagtacCCGTAGTCCaccacaagtccttcaggtactcaccacggggccagactgacgtggtgtgaagcgtccatagattattattattataatttataattgaagacatgagttgATGatgtgggtaactaacaataatTACAAAACGGTCGTTTTTGGAACGGAgatccttatcgcgcgttcggcgtaaaggaggctagacagaacgatatttgacctctacatttttttattaactagtaCCCGCTTGGTAGGggtagagggcgttgatagtattcctgtgcgtcaactataTTATGGCGTAGATGATGAAGTTACAAGGttagtttaaattataagggtaAAAATGAGTAATAACTCTTATGTTGTAAATGTAAGTTACCAATTTGATCCACTCATATTTTCAATTGCAAAATATCTGCCCGTCTTTCTacattttattagggttccgtacccaaagagtaaaaacgggaccctattactgagacttcgatgtctgtccgtttgtctgtctgtctccaggctgtaactcaagaaccgctgtagagtatagctagacttctgaaattttcacagattatgtatttctggtaccgctatagcaacaaatactaaaaaagtaaaaacaaaataattaatatttacggggggctcccatacaacaaatgtaatttttttttttggtctttttggctcgtaatccataatggcaacatacaTCTcctcctcaattatatgtgttctttaatataaaataataaaattaaaataaataattaaggggggctgcctcccaaaaaaacatttttttccttatcttcgctctataacggtacgaaacccatcgtgcgcgagtccgactcgcacttggccgattttttgtctattacctcttcaaacgaattttgtaaaatattttttcgattaaccaaaacttttcattatacttaaacgttttaaattaagttatcaGTAAGTGCCTGCGGGGCACATTGCTAAAGTGAACAgtttaattaacattaaattaaataacagaCATACAATACAGACGACTGACACAATAATTAAGATTCGTACACTTGATATTCGACCAAAAgctgttatttaaaaattttaaccatTTGGCCCAAACAGGAAACCGCAGCGCGTCcatttttaattacgattataatttaaaaacgcTCCTGCGAGCCCCCGGGGGTATTCATAATCCCGCgcgaaaaatattaacaaaataaacattTCCAGGGACCTATATTAATTGGGCTTTGGATGTGTTCGATGTAGGTCAACGAGGTATGAAATATGGGTGTCTCCATcgaaatactatactatagaAGAGTAAGGGCTTATCCACGTAAACACGACAGGcagtctaatgctaagtactcacatacggttttgctcgatcgagcaataacgtcgagcaaaacccgcgactcaggatttcgtccacacattcatcattgctcgatagttttattctaaatcaatttatttaattccatccaACCGGCTCGAtacgagccttcgagctgtgagttttgcggtccacacagtagtAAAActgtcgagcaaaaccgcatgtgagtacttagcattaagaCTACAGCTATACAAATCACATGGAGAAAGTCTGTCTAAAGCTACATCGTGCCTCGAGTGAGTGACAGTtcaattaaagtaaaaaaagccATTTATGCTTACCTACTTTTAGTTATTGTACCTAAAATTGAAGTAATGGCAACTTAATGTACTGTGATTGGTCGCATGAGTAATGTGACCTCTGCGCGACCAAAGAAATACAATTTTTAGCCATAGACGGCAACTGGAACCATATTTGAGTGGTCAAATGTACGAGAACAACCGTTCCATATTATAGAATTTCCATGACTGTCCCTAACGAAATATCAGTATAAATAACATATAAGTAGGCTTTGAGTACGCTCAATTTTATAGGCCCCGGATAGAGCCCGTATAAATTACAtaagaataatataaataaaagtacttTATCTTTATGGGAgcccacttaaatatttaaaaccccGAGTGTGCTATTCTAAcccaacattataatatatctttgaTCCAGTTCGGgttatattaaactagatgacgcccgcaactccgttgcgccaaaactcgtttatcgcgcgggaaccgtacacttttccgggacaaaaagtattctatgtcctttcccgggactcaaagtatctccatgccaaatttcagcaaaatcggttcagcggtttgggcatgaagaggtaacagacagacagatagacagacacactttcgcatttataatatatttagtaatttagtaatttagtatttagtattagtatttagtaatttagtatttagtatggataacatAACACTATTCTCATTTACTGCGATTGACTATAGAGTCTAGACCGGTAGATGTTGGTTTGACATTTTATGATCTTAGCACTTTGCACTTTGATAGAGAATGTTTGGATTGAAAAAGAAACGAAGCTGTAGGTTCAATTCAGgccgcgacgcgtagatgcatttctaaatttgtatggatttgacagatttgcaagacgtcgcACTCAACTGAAATCTGCCAATTCAGTACAgaaatctacgcgtcgcgttgcggtctgaattgacctttaATGTTCAAATCGCACTCTTGTAAAGGACTTAGGGTCAGTTCAAATTGTAACGTGACGAGGCGCTAAAatgcaataattttaaataagcaATTCAAATTTCGAACACGCAGCCAGACACCACGAGCAACAGTCCTCTTGTTGagcaaataaagttcagtttagAATGACCAATTTTAAAAACTGAGCGTGTACTGACCCTTAAGAGTTGATCGCGTGTACCACACGAGGTGTTATTAAAGCTTAGCACGATATCCGTCACTTTAACACCGGCTAGAAAACTTAAGGAAACTATAAACTATTTCTATGGCCGTCCAACCTCTATATTACTTGGCGCCCGTGACCCAGTGAGTGAGTGTAGAGCAGGTTCGATCCATGATGAAAACAAAGGGGTGTTATGAGGTTGATGAGGTTGTAATGTCTATGTGTCCGTGGCGTCCAACCAAACGGGTAGACCGAATTTGATCTAATTTCGATTGTGTAGAGAAATTGGTACAGAAGAGTCGCGAGagaataacaacataatatcatgtattgtatATCTTTTTAGCATTTATGCCGAATGTGTCTCTACAAATTTTGAGGTAAGCTAATTCGCATTCTCTGCGACGGTCATTCCAGTCCCAAGATTCTTGCAGGACTGTAAAAATGATCCTCGCACAACTGCCATTTCATATACGACCTCCGCAATTTGGCggaaacgttattttttatgcaACCCCTGATGAGGGTCTAATACGAAAGTTCTGGGCGTCGGGACGGACAAAAAATCATACCAAACTAAATTTAATATACCCGACCCATATGGAAACTTATATTTGCGAAACAAAGTGTAGTTTTTTATTTCCTAACTGGGTTTTACTCTATCGCGCATGTTTTCcgataaaaaatatctttttttttagtatttgcgtAGCTAGGTTTCAAATTGAAAGTACTCTATGACTGAGTTGAATTTTCAACTTGTTTTAGGCACACACGGAATCCGATCCGTCGGATCAGTCCGGCCTGCGACCAGATCGATCGCATCAATCAGCCTCCCTGTACATTGGAGCCTTAAAAGCACCATGAGGGGAGGCCCCCATGGTGCTCCAATCCCCGCTTAGGCCAAGTTACGGGCACGATTAACTCAGCGCAACTTTACCAACGGTTGTCCGTGGAGCCTTAAAAGCCTGAAGCCACCGTAGTCGCCGACTTTCATCCTACACATCtccgaataataaaaacagataaaatcaataaataatttacgaCTCCCACAAGGCAATAAAAACACTtataccataatatattttggcgAAAAAACACAAAACTTATGAAAGAAAATGAAATGGAAACCGCTGGAATTTATTACTGAGTATCGAGGCCGAGTTGTATTTAATAATCTGTTTTCGATATGGATCCtgaataatccatactaatattattaaaccgAAAGTTTGTCTATCTGCCTGTAAACTAAAGTTAAACTAACCCTGTCAAGCTTAAGTTTATT contains:
- the LOC121732858 gene encoding insulin-related peptide 4-like — protein: MKLLVVFIASFLVAVCGQNQNLCGRNLATALANLCGMNMIKRARGQDLLVRDQDPLARELGRLQFWPWMSRHRTKSLGRSKRQIVSECCEKACSNEELLSYCDY